The Acidihalobacter aeolianus genome segment TACGAGGCCAGGTCAGAGAGGCCTTCGTGTTTGAACTCGGCCGCTTGTTGAACAATCCCACATATCGCCAACACGTCTGGGTGATCTTTTCGCGACGGCCAGAAGTGCGCGCAATGGCGGATGTCATAGCGTCTAACGGTATCGAGCGTGTTGTGGCCTTCGCGGAGCCAACCACGGACGCACTCGAGGCATTGAGTGGCGACGACGAGCAATCTGCGGTTACGCACATCCTGCTGGGCCTTTTCTGGTCGAACTACCGCCAGCGAAACGGCGACCTGCATATTGGCGATTTCGCATTTCTGGCACAGAAGGCTATCCCTTCGCTGGGCAATCCGCTCGAGCGACGTCGTCTGTTTGGCTCCAAGCGCTTCAACTCAATCGCACAGCGTATCGGCCTATCCGTCTCGCACGGAGGGCAGCTGCACCCTCAGGGTGAAACTGGCGAGAGTAGTGGTGTCGCCGCCGGATGACCGCCAAGGTCATACCGTTTCCTCAACCCGCCATGCCGGCGGATGACCACGATTGGGTCGGCGACATCCACCCGGGCACCCGGATAGTCGCGCGTGGCAGTGGCGGTGAGTTCCGCAAGGGCGAAGTCGGTTGTTGCGTCTCGATCGTGGGCTCGCTGCACGGGAGCGCAGCGTTCCACCAGTACGCTATCGTGTTCGCCGGGGGCGGCTGCGACCTGCTGTACCCCTGGGAGGTCGCGTTGATGTTCGACCTGGACCGATACCCTGCCGCCCATTTTGTGCATCACGCGTTCGTGGATCTGCCTTCTCTTCGAGAGGCGCATCGAGCTGGCCGTTTCACGTCGGCATTTAAGATCCCTCGCACTTAAGCCCTGCTTGTACTCCTGTGTCATGCAATGACTGTTGAGCGATTCCGCTCGACCGACCGGAGGTTTGTTCCGGCATCAGGAGAGCTTGCATGACTATCAGTATCGAGCCTACGCGGCGTCTAATTCCGCTGACGGTGTTTGGACTCAATGCAAAAAAAGATTTTCCGGGCCTCAATCCTGGTGAGTTCACACCCGCTGCCACCGACCACTACTTATTCCGGGAAGACCTCCTGTTTCTCGGGATGTCTTGGCTAGAAGGCAGTGGGCCGAAAGGGAAGAACCTCTCCCTGTACGGTCCGCAGGGTGCCGGAAAATCAAGCTTCGTCTTCGAGCTGGCGGCGAAGGCGGGTTGGGAGGTGTTTCACTTCTCCGCAGGTGGTTCTGCCGAATCCGGCGGACTGGTCGGCAAAGTTACCCTGGACAAAGGCGATATGAAGTTCGATCCAGGTCCACTCCTCCTAGCTGCGGCTCGTGGCGGCATCCTCTTGATTGATGAGGTCGACCTACTCTCGCCGGATGAGGCCGCGGCTTTGAATGCGGTCCTCGACGATCGGCCGATTCCGGTTCCAGATGGCGTTGGTATCAAGGAGAAATATCTCAGGCCTCGGCCTGAGTTCCGCATTGCGGTCACCAGTAACACGGGTGGTATCGGCGATCGAAACCGCCAGTTTGCCGGCGCGAAGAAACAGCACGGTGGTTTTCTTGACCGCTTCCGTTCTGCACGGATTGGCTATCTCTCTGAAACTGAGGAGTTGTCCATCTTGAATGGCGTCTGTCCGAGCCTGGATCCCACGGTAGCAAAATCCATGGTCAAGGTTGCCGCTGAAGTACGCCGGCAGTTCGAGGCCGCGGAGATAGGAGTGACCTACTCGACGCGGTCACTCCACCAGTGGAGCAACGACTTCCTGAAGTTAGGCGGCTCGTCGCTCAAGAAACCTTTATCCACCACGTTCAGGTGGTCATTGCCCGTCTGCTCGGTTGAGGACGCGACCGCTGTCGATAACGTCCTCGCTCTGCATCTGGGTTCCGCGTAACACCACGTACCCGCCTTGGCGCTTTTGCCTTGGCGGGCTTTTCATGATCCATGCCTTATCTCACCGCGCCCTGCAATGCCATTACGGGCGATTGCGAGGCGACCCGTATCAATCATTCTGACCTCGCGCATAGGAGCCAATACATGTCCAGTCTCAACAAGGTACAGCTGATCGGTCACCTCGGGGGTGACCCCGAAGTACGTTACATGCCTAACGGTGGCGCCGTCACCAACATTACAGTGGCCACTACTGACAGGTGGAAGGACAAGGAATCCGGTGATTCGAAAGAGCGCACTGAGTGGCATCGGGTCTGTTTCTTCAACCGCCTGGCCGAAATTGCCGGTGAGCACTTGAAAAAAGGCTCACAGGTCTACGTGGAAGGTAGCCTGCGGACACGCAAATGGCAGGGCCAGGACGGGCAGGATCGCTACACGACTGAAATCATTGCGTCCGAACTTAAGATGTTGGGAGGTAAGCCACAAGGAAATAGCGCGGGAAGGACGGCGTCGCAAGGTAAGCAAGCCGAGTCTGCGCAATCGCGCCAACCAGTCCCGGCTGGTGATGATGGCGACCCGTTTAATGATTTGCCGCCGTTTTGAGAAAATCCCAAACCCTTACATCCATTGATGTGAGGGTTTTTTGCGTCCTGGGCGTGGACTGTCGACGCAATGGTATAATACCATTCTTGCATATAATACCATTGCTACAGGTCACCTTATGCGTGGCAGCAGTCATTACCTGATCGCACTTGGTTCCGGCCTCGGTGCCGCAGCCGCCATCGCATCGACCGCAGGTCTGCCTGATAGCGTTGCTCTTCTACTTGGATGCTTGGCCGGGGCGCGGTCGCCCGATCATCTGGAGGGTGAGCTCTTGGGTATGCGCCTCATTCCACACCGTACGATCACGCACTGGCTTCCACTCTGGTTACTCCTTGCTGGCTTTAGCGCCTGGCTCGCCGTGC includes the following:
- a CDS encoding AAA family ATPase, with amino-acid sequence MTISIEPTRRLIPLTVFGLNAKKDFPGLNPGEFTPAATDHYLFREDLLFLGMSWLEGSGPKGKNLSLYGPQGAGKSSFVFELAAKAGWEVFHFSAGGSAESGGLVGKVTLDKGDMKFDPGPLLLAAARGGILLIDEVDLLSPDEAAALNAVLDDRPIPVPDGVGIKEKYLRPRPEFRIAVTSNTGGIGDRNRQFAGAKKQHGGFLDRFRSARIGYLSETEELSILNGVCPSLDPTVAKSMVKVAAEVRRQFEAAEIGVTYSTRSLHQWSNDFLKLGGSSLKKPLSTTFRWSLPVCSVEDATAVDNVLALHLGSA
- the ssb gene encoding single-stranded DNA-binding protein, whose product is MSSLNKVQLIGHLGGDPEVRYMPNGGAVTNITVATTDRWKDKESGDSKERTEWHRVCFFNRLAEIAGEHLKKGSQVYVEGSLRTRKWQGQDGQDRYTTEIIASELKMLGGKPQGNSAGRTASQGKQAESAQSRQPVPAGDDGDPFNDLPPF